TTGAAATCCCGGCTTGGACTCCCCCACTATTATGGTAGGTGcaagataattattatagtgGAACagtattttgataattttcttttgcaaTTCTTGAATGTccgttataattaatttaataattattatgtaatgaaTCTATCCATCTccttataatgaaataaatcgaaaataaatcaatacatttttttacgaaaatatttatacatttcctTTTTATATTGAGATAAAAGACATCTTTCTTTAGCTTTAGCCTGTCTGTATCACTATGGTGCatacctattatatatatatatatatatataataggtatGCACCATAGTCTACGTCTACtagtagatatatatatattgtatatatatatatatctactagtagactcggccaagcgttgctgtggctaaaggccgatttacattatcttagtgtttaggagagtgctttagtacaacttgaaaggcaagttctttagcgtagcgtttactaaagcaagtagcgtttacatgtttcaactaaagtactatcctaaagcactctcctaaacactaatgataatgtaaatcggccctaagatttttgttatattacagtGTAGTAAACTAATCAAGaaaaacggcaggagaacaccaatccaacatgcttttttggtgattattccattaaattgtagcttatgtgaaacgttggtactttcaacacagcgccatctgttagaattgtgactatcaaataataaataaatattttgcaataaaataattttacgggtataaattgagatgtaagctatcctatcttttaagttggatcaaactacgcacggtgtgcaaattttattgatatcggttcgatagtttaggagtccatagcgaacaaacaacgtgacacgtaatttatatatgttaagatAATAGACTACTTTTCCGTTTGAAAGTAAACTAATCTCACTTCCTAGTGAGATATATGGGGTTGTCTGGTCGTTGGTTAAATTACTTGCCAAAACTACTTGGTTAAACTACTATTGCTATGCCTTCTAATCATGTGTCATCTCTTTCACATCACGGTTTACCAAGCTTTATTATATACCATACACAATATatgtaatttcattttatttaaaaaaatcatcaataatatttgcgataaaaagaaaatttgaaTAGAAACAATGTGAAatgtctaaataataaaataaactatgcGTAGCTTACATTTACCAGGGTATTTCCaagtcatatatatatatgtatatataaataataaatgatatacgaTACGTATTAATTGACCCAAATGTTGTGTCAGTAACTCAGTATCCAATAAACATTCGAACCGAGAGAACATATAAAATGGTGCCTATATTCCTTCTTTGTTTATCCTGTGTGACATTAATCGATTCGACAGgtaaggaaatattttaattattttagtttatagtactttaaacaaaaatatttaaattttttatacgtcagaaaatacaaataaactttaaaattacatttaaaaaccaCAGAAGTTTATACAAACGTAACAAGCCATTTCTAGTTTCAagttatttctattgtttttttctaatacttTGACCTTCTTTTACCGTATTTATTATGTTGTGAAGTAAAAAGCAGGTACGTTACAACTCGGGTCTGTACGTCTTACacaactaattttattttaagattatacGTTTTTATCCTAGCAAAGGTCCATCCATACTTGaagacacaaaattatttatcatttgacatgaaacgttttataaaaaactgccttaaataaaattgtaacaatTAGAAACTGATTCTTGAGAACACTTTCTTAATGAGACACTTCATTGCTTCACATATGTCTTGACCGATAAGATTTTgacgttaaatataaataaggttacaaatatgtttttgtcATATGTCAAGTTAAAAACAAATCTATACAACAGGATTAGTCAAACAAAATATCACTTGAGGCTTATTAAGTGcagtaaatattgtatatactatatatgtatatccttATACAGTTCTTCCAGATGTACCATTTAAGCCCTTGCCTGAAGAAGATCCGCCTACTGTTGACGACGatttaatgcattttattCCAGAcaaggtatataaatattcctatatattatataataattcgtataataaatacttaatatatgtAGAAgccttattaattatattttgcagACGTACACGGAACAGaaagtaaaaatacaattattctaCGAATGCCACTGTCCAGGTTGCAGAGAGTTTGAGACCACTGAATTTAATGAAACGGTCGTTAAGATGAATGAGTATCTTGATATTCAAACTTATCCGTACGGAAATGCTaaggtaatatataaaactgtagAAAATCCGTCATTTTCAAagtttaattacttatatCACATTTGATACGTCAATATTCAATAACCTTATAACGAAtataatcaattttatttatttatacttcattgccataatacacataattatacatataaaaaacaaaatataagtaaggttacataagttattaggcatcgggcggccttatcaaggcaaccctagtatgaaacaataaaaaaacgaaacacctacagagggtaaagtacaagaaatacataattaattaacaaaaataacatgcaactataactaaaataaaatctattttttcgAAGTTAGAactatatcattaaaaaatatatttattgtaataatgacattaaaacaaaactaaatgaaaaccaTATGGGGTTAAAACCGTCAGATGTCAAAAGTGTATCTAATACTTATAATGCAAAACcgaatctataaatatattgttgacagatatttagttttacatagaaaaacacttatttctttttaattattattttctgaacATAAGCtaggttattttattataaatatatagacttatataaataaagaaaatctaTTTGATTCATGCGATGTACTAAATATTGGTTTAACAGACAGAAGAACATGACGGTAAAGTGGAATTTAAATGTCAACACGGGCCAACAGAATGCTACGGAAACAAACTTCACGCATGTGCCTtggatataattaaaaatcacacAGCTGCGTTACAGTTTAATATCTGCATGATGGAGAGTTCACAAGAAAAAGAGGGATCGGATGACATAGCCGCTGATAAGGTATTAGTTTTGGACACGAAACATGTTctggttttgtttatttgatcAGATTATGTCGAACGTGAAAAATGTTTCTGTTTACCATAATACGAATGTCTGctaaacattattttcataaatacttGTTGACGAAATGAATGacgcagaaataaaaaat
The Pieris napi chromosome 1, ilPieNapi1.2, whole genome shotgun sequence DNA segment above includes these coding regions:
- the LOC125053151 gene encoding gamma-interferon-inducible lysosomal thiol reductase-like isoform X2, translated to MVPIFLLCLSCVTLIDSTDVPFKPLPEEDPPTVDDDLMHFIPDKTYTEQKVKIQLFYECHCPGCREFETTEFNETVVKMNEYLDIQTYPYGNAKTEEHDGKVEFKCQHGPTECYGNKLHACALDIIKNHTAALQFNICMMESSQEKEGSDDIAADKCGAQMGIDSTPIKSCANGAKGIELLQYYGVESNKINYDYVPFVLINGEEYQGENLVKAVCKYFSEPPPPCV
- the LOC125053151 gene encoding gamma-interferon-inducible lysosomal thiol reductase-like isoform X1, whose protein sequence is MVPIFLLCLSCVTLIDSTVLPDVPFKPLPEEDPPTVDDDLMHFIPDKTYTEQKVKIQLFYECHCPGCREFETTEFNETVVKMNEYLDIQTYPYGNAKTEEHDGKVEFKCQHGPTECYGNKLHACALDIIKNHTAALQFNICMMESSQEKEGSDDIAADKCGAQMGIDSTPIKSCANGAKGIELLQYYGVESNKINYDYVPFVLINGEEYQGENLVKAVCKYFSEPPPPCV